The Terriglobia bacterium genome has a window encoding:
- a CDS encoding SpoIIE family protein phosphatase translates to MKVKLAVILVLAALTVAYRGMAAYMRYFSPDLQTRSPFETEYKKGALTVARVETPCPQPKEKQVACSNHPHPGDRIVEIYDGKGQGGAVTGGFTYGAYLRPIGSRESWKMVVDRPLPDGTLKRMPLQMAPAIPLRWSVREWLTNLGFDVYLPLLAMSAGLFIGVLRPDNRQAFQAAVVFLGFSAVFGTDVSQFPAGWREMGLILRVTAGIFSPFLILRFFLEFPRRSVIVRKLPWLVPACFAIASVVWGVGLTLQTAASYSFRAYERIVEILGAGRVTGHALAYVGTAPGAGMILLALVALALNTARAGSRDDRRRLILISIGAVGGLFPCLILFLWPSKVPTAVLLITLPLIGLFPITFVSAVVRHRIFGIRLILRQGLQYALLSRGFLVVEGAVIFLALYFAVGPLLVRYVPDSAQSVASVGIAAVTLGLVFGTQRVNRRIMPVIDRRFFREAYDAQQILTALVKALRQLASRPDLLLQKVVDEISVAFHPDHVAVFLTEEPWPHLSPVTGPDAACWIACAPQRTGARYALYVHRARALPGVQGGWREKLAPEPVRYSRTPVARLLEGCVEGEPEILDVFLAAGPRAPRDEEQPPSPCLEDTEMFARFDARIVVPLATQGRALGFLLLGQKRSEEHYARQDRELLLAVAEQVSIALDYSRMIEGVAEQQKLEREIQIAQDVQAKLFPQDRPVLRTLRCAGTCRTARGVGGDYFDFLQLGPDRLGIAVADIAGKGLSAALLMASLQALVRSHAPANAHGLDGFAGEINRHLCDSTDDARFATLFFGVYDDATRRLRYVNAGHNPPILLRQPGGAGDRVRRLLPTGTILGCFPERSWQEQVVDLAPGDLLVVFSDGIVEATNAADEQFSDPRLVSLVERSAHLGEDALAALVMEEVGRFLGGVPPQDDMTLIVAGVR, encoded by the coding sequence GTGAAGGTCAAGCTAGCGGTCATCCTGGTACTGGCGGCTCTCACGGTCGCCTACCGAGGCATGGCCGCCTACATGCGCTACTTCTCCCCTGACCTCCAGACGCGGTCGCCCTTCGAGACCGAGTACAAGAAGGGCGCGCTCACCGTGGCGAGGGTGGAAACTCCGTGCCCGCAACCGAAGGAAAAGCAGGTCGCCTGCTCGAACCATCCGCACCCGGGCGACCGGATCGTCGAGATCTACGACGGGAAGGGGCAAGGCGGGGCCGTGACCGGCGGCTTCACCTACGGGGCCTACCTCCGGCCGATCGGGAGCCGGGAATCCTGGAAGATGGTGGTGGACCGCCCGCTCCCTGACGGGACCCTGAAGCGGATGCCGCTCCAAATGGCGCCGGCGATCCCTCTCCGCTGGTCCGTCCGCGAGTGGCTGACCAACCTCGGGTTCGACGTGTACTTGCCGCTCCTGGCCATGTCCGCGGGCCTGTTCATCGGGGTGCTCCGGCCCGACAACCGGCAGGCGTTCCAGGCGGCGGTCGTGTTCCTGGGCTTCTCCGCGGTGTTCGGGACCGACGTGTCCCAATTCCCGGCCGGATGGAGGGAGATGGGGCTGATCCTGCGGGTGACCGCCGGCATCTTCTCGCCGTTCCTGATCCTGAGGTTCTTCCTCGAGTTTCCCCGTCGCTCCGTGATCGTCCGGAAGTTGCCTTGGCTGGTGCCGGCCTGTTTCGCGATTGCCTCGGTGGTATGGGGCGTCGGGCTGACGCTCCAGACGGCCGCGAGCTACTCGTTCCGCGCGTACGAGCGGATCGTCGAGATCCTGGGCGCGGGGAGGGTCACGGGCCACGCTCTCGCCTACGTGGGAACCGCTCCCGGCGCGGGGATGATCCTCCTCGCGCTGGTCGCGCTCGCTCTCAACACCGCACGCGCGGGGTCGAGGGACGACCGGCGCAGGCTGATTCTGATCTCGATCGGCGCAGTGGGGGGGCTCTTCCCGTGTCTGATCCTGTTCCTCTGGCCGTCGAAGGTGCCGACGGCGGTGCTGCTGATCACGCTCCCTTTGATCGGGCTCTTCCCGATCACGTTCGTCAGCGCGGTCGTGCGGCACCGGATCTTCGGCATCCGCCTGATCCTGCGACAGGGGCTCCAGTACGCGCTCCTCTCGCGGGGGTTCCTCGTGGTGGAAGGGGCGGTGATCTTCCTGGCCCTGTACTTCGCCGTGGGTCCGCTCCTGGTCCGTTACGTGCCGGACTCCGCGCAGAGCGTCGCGTCGGTCGGCATCGCGGCCGTCACCCTGGGGCTCGTCTTCGGCACCCAGCGCGTGAACCGGAGGATCATGCCGGTGATCGATCGGAGGTTCTTCCGCGAGGCGTACGACGCCCAGCAGATCCTGACCGCCCTGGTGAAGGCGTTGCGCCAGCTGGCCTCGCGCCCCGACCTCCTCCTCCAGAAGGTCGTCGACGAGATCTCCGTGGCGTTCCATCCCGATCACGTCGCGGTGTTCCTCACGGAAGAGCCCTGGCCGCACCTCTCGCCCGTCACGGGACCCGACGCGGCCTGCTGGATCGCCTGCGCGCCGCAGCGGACGGGAGCCCGGTACGCGCTGTACGTGCACCGCGCGCGCGCCCTGCCCGGCGTTCAGGGGGGCTGGCGGGAGAAGCTCGCGCCGGAGCCTGTGCGTTACAGCCGGACGCCGGTCGCGCGGCTCCTCGAGGGCTGCGTCGAAGGCGAGCCGGAGATTCTCGACGTGTTCCTCGCCGCGGGGCCGCGGGCCCCGAGGGACGAGGAACAGCCTCCCTCCCCGTGCCTCGAAGACACGGAGATGTTCGCGCGCTTCGACGCGCGAATCGTCGTTCCGCTGGCGACCCAGGGGAGGGCGCTCGGGTTCCTCCTGCTGGGACAGAAGCGCTCGGAGGAGCATTACGCGCGCCAGGACCGCGAGCTGCTGCTGGCCGTCGCCGAGCAGGTGTCCATCGCCCTCGACTACAGCCGGATGATCGAGGGGGTCGCCGAGCAGCAGAAGCTCGAGCGGGAGATCCAGATCGCCCAGGACGTGCAGGCGAAGCTCTTCCCCCAGGACCGGCCGGTGCTCCGGACCCTGCGATGCGCCGGCACCTGCCGGACGGCCCGCGGCGTCGGAGGGGACTACTTCGACTTCCTGCAGCTGGGCCCGGACCGACTCGGGATCGCCGTCGCCGACATCGCGGGCAAGGGGCTGTCGGCCGCGCTCCTCATGGCCAGCCTCCAGGCGCTGGTGCGGAGCCACGCGCCGGCGAACGCCCACGGCCTCGACGGCTTCGCAGGCGAGATCAACCGCCACCTCTGTGATTCCACCGACGACGCCCGGTTCGCCACGCTGTTCTTCGGCGTATACGACGACGCGACGCGTCGGCTCAGGTACGTCAACGCGGGGCACAACCCGCCGATCCTGCTTCGCCAACCCGGCGGGGCGGGGGACCGGGTGCGGAGGCTCCTCCCTACGGGGACCATTCTCGGCTGCTTCCCGGAGCGCTCCTGGCAGGAGCAGGTGGTGGATCTCGCGCCCGGCGACCTTCTCGTGGTCTTCTCCGACGGGATCGTCGAGGCGACGAACGCCGCGGACGAGCAGTTCTCCGACCCACGGCTCGTGAGCCTCGTGGAGCGGAGCGCCCACCTCGGGGAGGACGCGCTCGCCGCTCTCGTCATGGAAGAGGTCGGCCGATTCCTCGGAGGGGTACCTCCACAGGACGACATGACGCTGATCGTCGCCGGAGTCAGGTGA
- the acs gene encoding acetate--CoA ligase, with amino-acid sequence MPSDKDVSAIWTPPKAVVEKALVKDYDAVRTEAARDPLKFWEERARDLAWYQPWSKVLDDSKAPFYQWFVGAKTNVVLNALDRWLGTPMQNKLALIWEGEDGTLKTYSYFALNREVCQFSNVLKSMGVRKGDRVTIYLPRILELPIAMLACAKIGAVHSVVYGGFSVESLHERIEDSESRVVVTADGGYMRGKIVPLKAIVDEALQRCGVVEHVVVVKRTGQPVNMEAERDYYYDDLLSLPIARPVNGERCSTEVMDAEDPLFLLYTSGTTGKPKAIVHTHGGYQVHISATMQYCFDLRPEDRWWCAADPGWITGHSYIVYAPLILGATQIIYEGAPTHPYPDRWWRIVEKYGVSVLYTAPTAIRGLMRFGESWVNRHDLSTLRLLGSVGEPINPEAWRWYHRVVGKERCPVIDTWWQTETGGFMIAPVPSFPLKPGSGTKPFPGIEAEIVDDDGKQVAPGEEGKLVITKPWPGMLRGLYKDPERYVKQYWSTYPGKYVTGDSAKIDEDGYFWIIGRVDDVIKVSGYRLGTAEIESALVSHRAVSEAAAIGLPDEVKGNVIHAFVMLKAGFAGSPELCEELIQHVGHEIGPIARPAKVDIVDALPKTRSGKIMRRVLKARALGLPEGDISTLEG; translated from the coding sequence ATGCCCTCGGACAAGGACGTCTCGGCGATTTGGACTCCCCCCAAGGCGGTGGTCGAGAAGGCCCTGGTCAAGGACTACGACGCCGTCCGGACCGAGGCCGCCCGCGATCCGCTGAAGTTCTGGGAGGAGCGAGCCCGAGACCTGGCGTGGTACCAGCCGTGGTCGAAGGTGCTCGACGACTCGAAGGCCCCCTTCTATCAGTGGTTCGTCGGGGCGAAGACCAACGTCGTCCTCAACGCGCTCGACCGCTGGCTCGGCACCCCGATGCAGAACAAGCTCGCCCTGATCTGGGAGGGCGAGGACGGGACCCTCAAGACGTACTCGTACTTCGCGCTAAACCGCGAGGTCTGCCAGTTCTCGAACGTGCTCAAGAGCATGGGGGTCCGAAAGGGGGACCGGGTGACGATCTATCTCCCCCGGATCCTCGAGCTGCCCATCGCGATGCTCGCCTGCGCGAAGATCGGCGCGGTGCACTCGGTGGTGTACGGCGGGTTCTCCGTCGAGTCGCTCCACGAGCGCATCGAGGACTCGGAGTCCCGGGTGGTCGTCACCGCCGACGGCGGCTACATGCGCGGCAAAATCGTTCCGCTCAAGGCCATCGTGGACGAGGCGCTCCAGCGTTGCGGCGTGGTCGAGCACGTGGTGGTCGTGAAGCGGACCGGGCAGCCGGTCAACATGGAGGCGGAGCGGGACTACTACTACGACGACCTGCTGAGCCTCCCCATCGCCCGGCCGGTCAACGGCGAGCGGTGCTCGACCGAGGTGATGGACGCCGAGGACCCGCTGTTCCTCCTGTACACTTCGGGGACCACCGGGAAGCCCAAGGCCATCGTGCACACGCACGGCGGGTATCAGGTCCACATCAGCGCGACCATGCAGTACTGCTTCGACCTGAGGCCTGAGGACCGCTGGTGGTGCGCGGCGGATCCGGGCTGGATCACCGGACACAGCTACATCGTTTACGCGCCTTTGATCCTGGGCGCGACGCAGATCATCTACGAGGGCGCGCCCACCCATCCTTACCCCGACCGCTGGTGGCGGATCGTGGAGAAATACGGCGTGTCCGTCCTGTACACCGCTCCCACCGCGATCCGCGGCCTGATGCGCTTCGGCGAGTCGTGGGTGAACCGGCACGACCTCTCCACGCTCCGGCTCCTTGGCTCCGTCGGCGAGCCGATCAACCCCGAGGCGTGGCGCTGGTACCACCGGGTCGTCGGGAAGGAGCGCTGCCCGGTGATCGACACCTGGTGGCAGACCGAGACCGGCGGCTTCATGATCGCGCCGGTCCCCTCGTTCCCGCTGAAGCCCGGCTCCGGGACCAAGCCGTTTCCCGGGATCGAGGCCGAGATCGTGGACGACGACGGCAAGCAGGTCGCTCCCGGCGAGGAGGGGAAGCTCGTCATCACCAAGCCCTGGCCCGGGATGCTCCGCGGACTCTACAAGGATCCCGAGCGGTACGTGAAGCAGTACTGGTCCACCTATCCCGGCAAGTACGTGACCGGCGACTCCGCGAAGATCGACGAGGACGGCTACTTCTGGATCATCGGCCGGGTGGACGACGTGATCAAGGTCTCCGGCTACCGGCTGGGGACCGCCGAGATCGAGTCGGCGCTAGTGAGCCACCGCGCGGTCTCCGAGGCGGCGGCGATCGGCCTGCCCGACGAGGTCAAGGGGAATGTCATCCACGCGTTCGTGATGCTCAAGGCGGGCTTCGCCGGCTCGCCCGAGCTGTGCGAGGAGCTGATCCAGCACGTCGGCCACGAGATCGGACCGATCGCGCGGCCGGCGAAGGTGGATATCGTCGATGCCCTGCCGAAGACCCGATCGGGCAAGATCATGCGTCGCGTGCTCAAGGCGCGGGCGCTCGGCTTGCCGGAGGGGGACATCTCGACGCTGGAAGGTTAG